Proteins encoded in a region of the Quercus lobata isolate SW786 chromosome 8, ValleyOak3.0 Primary Assembly, whole genome shotgun sequence genome:
- the LOC115958268 gene encoding proline-rich receptor-like protein kinase PERK2: MAGLCKLCFISILLLLLFPDFNTCLNAASPPSLQPVYAPVPTPTPSSLPTIVPPQSPPPPTNINVPPPTTQGSSSSSSRGLNGGQKAGIAIGVMSAAGALFLGGLVYKKRRSNIRRAKFGVVARRHSSLRLQGILIISFVFSFCLLRLFKPLK, translated from the coding sequence atGGCAGGACTCTGTAAACTGTGTTTCATTTCTATTCTTCTACTGCTTCTCTTCCCTGACTTCAACACTTGTTTGAACGCTGCATCGCCACCCTCTTTACAGCCTGTATATGCTCCAGTGCCAACTCCAACACCCTCTTCACTGCCAACAATTGTTCCACCTCAGTCTCCTCCTCCGCCTACAAATATTAATGTTCCACCTCCTACAACACAaggctcttcttcttcttcttctagagGACTGAATGGTGGACAGAAGGCAGGAATAGCGATTGGAGTGATGTCTGCAGCAGGAGCTTTGTTTTTGGGAGGGCTTGTGTACAAGAAACGGCGTTCTAATATAAGAAGAGCCAAGTTTGGAGTTGTAGCCAGGAGACACAGTTCTTTGAGGTTGCAGGGGATTcttataatttcttttgttttcagtttttgcctTCTTCGGTTGTTTAAACCTTTAAAGTAA
- the LOC115958267 gene encoding WPP domain-associated protein, which yields MDGRFRVSLTDSTMMCIVHQAMDKAHEKVKSKEGVVERLNEISKFYELAVMQLEGCLKFVQDETDNCVLDSDQEEVLADLTKIRDRLQGRLKESELAISEKDRELTERMENELKLNQALELKERELVSLRAKLELERKKSEGIEEFVLGDEDRDGEFCELKHSVDQQVRNIKQKLGPDYKLIGEERNRGIDNKKIEQMGLDIDMLKETLDLAFAKMQSAIFLSRMGPIEQQWRWSIEKDTIYVLIKGLMRNFQESFETKVKKQVLIGLNEHWSDLMNEVASLRCELEPLCSQNDMQGSSVKAHNASAAPSLAGGNKISNVEGEKSSPENECNRTRKSSLKVEEADHKEKRTEKEQEVDESHHVAKMIKNHESFIQKKSEELNWLKREILREKEFSFRREKDTQSLKRRIQEVVVRLDNLMDWNTKLGKTLGYHEAAHGDENFLEKRELQFRENTDNLADVWEKIDRVTVSYVLREEQRNEIWRLRQDKEDAYLQTMIMEEIHITLLKGLMKEVNIESYYYDLENLIREDIYKDVFREMVRQWNENFESDKIDAQIRKEIFFIVFSEALKNYGSNHDFALLEFQDIGAVSNLVEDSTSTNKLFSIEGAVGEDLQAALFGGIFKEQSKCAEGYITESLNREEIYRVVFSETIKSIVSTANTREFFLSAESLVKEDVCMLLFREMVKELKMGIDAYNMESLIWEDIFKFVTVEAVKDAFVLHREDESRIQDNLNGDMLSPNGIYNDLQDTGEGNLMQQLDSLSQSFQLEENLMLSASSELKEYTTQLDLLGLKSEEIDGHQIFEEFPIDEEHTFSSVSGKLEKALQQLVSSKSLLGELGSCLGVGIGDLEEGHDQMTPRVGVQHVGQPSFHSLKDNEEEQLDTPVSILSPLLGFMQALVDFEHKVHKNLRMNILRLEEVKYNLDPLIGLVASLRNKELLYRKAFFRKCQNLQKAEVEVDLLGDQVDVLLGLLEKIYTTLQHYSPALQQYFEVSDILNLIKKELTGRAVHISN from the exons AGAAGGTGTTGTGGAGCGCTTGAATGAGATATCAAAATTCTACGAGTTGGCGGTAATGCAGTTAGAAGGATGTCTGAAGTTTGTGCAAGATGAGACAGACAACTGCGTACTTGACAGCGATCAGGAGGAGGTGCTCGCGGACTTAACAAAAATTAGAGACCGCCTTCAAGGACGTCTTAAGGAGTCGGAGCTAGCTATTTCAGAAAAGGACAGAGAGTTAACAGAGAGAATGGAAAATGAATTGAAGCTTAATCAAGCATTGGaactaaaagaaagagaattggTTTCGTTGCGGGCTAAACTTGAgcttgaaagaaagaagagtgAAGGGATTGAGGAGTTTGTTCTTGGGGATGAAGATAGAGATGGTGAATTTTGTGAACTGAAGCATTCAGTGGATCAACAGGTACGGAATATCAAACAAAAACTTGGGCCTGATTACAAATTAATAGGTGAAGAAAGAAATAGAGGTATTGACAACAAAAAGATTGAACAAATGGGCTTAGACATAGATATGTTGAAGGAAACTTTAGACCTTGCTTTTGCAAAGATGCAAAGTGCTATTTTTTTGTCACGGATGGGGCCAATAGAGCAGCAATGGAGGTGGTCTATAGAGAAAGATACAATTTATGTGTTGATTAAAGGGTTAATGAGGAATTTCCAAGAGAGTTTTGAAACAAAAGTGAAGAAGCAAGTTCTTATTGGCTTGAATGAGCATTGGTCTGATTTGATGAATGAAGTTGCAAGCTTGCGCTGTGAACTCGAGCCACTTTGTAGTCAAAATGACATGCAGGGGAGTAGTGTTAAGGCACATAATGCTTCAGCCGCTCCATCACTTGCAGGAGgcaataaaatttctaatgTAGAAGGAGAAAAGTCTTCACCTGAAAATGAATGCAATAGAACACGAAAATCCTCCTTGAAAGTTGAAGAGGCAGATCATAAGGAAAAGCGTACTGAGAAGGAACAAGAAGTGGATGAAAGTCACCATGTGGCTAAGATGATAAAAAATCATGAGTcttttattcagaaaaaaagtGAAGAGCTGAATTGGCTTAAGCGAGAAATTCTTCGAGAAAAAGAGTTTTCATTCAGGAGAGAAAAGGACACTCAAAGCCTGAAAAGAAGAATCCAAGAAGTTGTTGTGAGATTGGACAATTTAATGGATTGGAATACTAAGCTGGGAAAAACTTTAGGCTACCATGAAGCTGCACATGGGGATGAGAATTTTCTTGAGAAGAGGGAATTACAATTTCGAGAGAACACTGATAATTTGGCAGATGTCTGGGAGAAGATTGATAGAGTTACAGTTTCTTATGTATTACGGGAAGAGCAACGAAATGAGATATGGAGGCTAAGACAAGACAAAGAAGATGCATATTTGCAAACCATGATAATGGAGGAGATCCATATTACCCTTCTCAAAGGTTTAATGAAAGAAGTTAACATTGAATCATACTACTATGATTTAGAGAACTTGATACGCGAGGACATATATAAAGACGTGTTCAGGGAAATGGTAAGGCAGTGGAATGAGAACTTTGAAAGTGACAAAATTGATGCCCAGATTAGAAAAGAGATATTTTTCATCGTCTTTAGCGAGGCATTGAAGAATTATGGTTCAAATCATGACTTTGCATTATTGGAGTTTCAAGATATCGGGGCTGTTAGTAATTTGGTAGAAGACTCAACATCTACTAACAAGTTATTTAGTATAGAGGGTGCTGTAGGGGAGGATTTACAGGCAGCCTTGTTCGGGGGAATTTTTAAAGAACAAAGCAAATGCGCAGAAGGTTATATCACTGAAAGCTTGAATAGAGAAGAGATATATAGGGTAGTCTTTAGTGAAACCATCAAAAGCATTGTTAGCACTGCCAATACCAGGGAGTTTTTCCTAAGTGCAGAAAGTCTTGTAAAGGAGGATGTCTGTATGCTTTTATTTAGGGAGATGGTGAAGGAATTGAAGATGGGCATAGACGCATATAATATGGAGAGTCTAATATGGGAAGACATATTTAAGTTTGTCACTGTAGAGGCAGTGAAAGATGCCTTTGTCTTGCATAGAGAAGATGAGTCCCGAATTCAAGACAATCTCAATGGAGACATGCTCTCTCCTAATGGGATATATAATGATCTACAGGATACTGGAGAGGGGAATTTAATGCAACAACTAGATTCTCTATCACAATCTTTTCAGTTGGAGGAAAATCTGATGCTAAGTGCAAGTTCTGAATTAAAGGAATACACTACACAGCTTGACCTTTTGGGCTTGAAAAGTGAAGAGATAGATGGGCATCAGATATTTGAAGAGTTTCCAATTGATGAGGAACACACTTTCAGTTCAGTAagcggtaagctagagaaggcCTTGCAACAATTGGTCTCGAGTAAGTCACTATTAGGTGAATTGGGATCTTGTTTAGGTGTTGGCATTGGTGATTTAGAAGAGGGTCATGATCAGATGACTCCTAGAGTTGGTGTTCAACATGTTGGACAGCCCTCCTTTCACTCTTTAAAAGATAATGAAGAGGAGCAGTTAGATACACCAGTTTCTATCTTATCACCTCTCCTGGGATTTATGCAAGCGCTAGTGGATTTTGAGCACAAGGTACACAAAAATTTAAGGATGAACATTCTGAG GTTGGAAGAAGTGAAGTACAATTTAGATCCGCTTATTGGGCTAGTGGCCTCTTTGAGAAATAAGGAATTGCTTTACCGGAAGGCCTTTTTTAGGAAATGCCAGAATCTGCAGAAGGCTGAAGTTGAG GTAGATTTGCTAGGTGATCAAGTGGATGTCCTTCTAGGCCTACTTGAGAAGATATACACAACACTGCAGCACTATTCACCAGCTTTGCAGCAGTACTTTGAG GTCTCTGacattttgaatttgattaagAAGGAACTAACTGGAAGAGCTGTTCATATATCCAATTA G